TATGTTGTGTAGTTTTCACTCGCTGGTTTTCCTTCATTACATTTCTCAGCAAAGCAGGAGACATTTGCTGTCCCTGGCTGTCTGAAAATGAGAAGATGGCCCTATCCAGCAGCTTCAGTGATGTGATCGGATTGCCCGGGTGATGGCTCAATACCCCTCCATCAGTTCTGGTTGTTGTCTCAATGCAGGCCAAGAACACTCTACTCCTGACCATAcgaaaacaaactgaaacatgatAAAAGCTTGATTGTTTAAATAGTGTTTTCTCCGCATTCTCAAAGCAAATTGGTCTGCACATCCAAATCACACCAGAACTTTTCTGCTTTATCTCAGTTTCTGTTCAGCCACCTAGGACTGCCCTTTTCAGTGACTCTCCACGAAACGACTGTTTCTGTGAAAGCTACTTGGTGGGACAGACCCTGCCCAGGCTGTGCTAATGAGGAACTCCTTTTTCATTGTGTCtaaccagaaaaaaatagcttacaagttctgtttttttctgatgtcttACACAATATTTCAGCTTCCATTTCCAAGTTTTTCCATGGTTAACAGCAAAAAGAGATCATGATGGCTGTATCCAGTCATGCAGTATTGGGATACACTCTAGGAAAATTTAGAAACATGAATAGTGGTTGAAAGGGATTTCTGGAGGTCTCTAATCCAATGTCCCACTCAAAGTAAGACCACTACCAAAACCAGATCAATGCATTAGGAACAGCGTTGCCAGCAAgccaagggaggtgatccttcccctcagcAGTGGTGAGGTCATGTCTGGAGTACTGGCTCCAGTTCtaggcttcccagtacaagaaaggcagggacatactggagtgagtcctgCAAAGATAATGGGCTTTTGCATAGgcagaaaggctgagagagctgggactgctcagccaggagaagaaaaggctcaggcaGATCTTATCCGTGTGTGTAAGTACCTGATGGAGGgagtaaagaaaacaaagccagactcttctcagtggtgccccatggaaggacaagaggaaatgggcaGAAAGTGGAATATAAGAAATTCCatgtaaacataagaaaaaacttttttactgtggaagagtggtcaaacactggagcaggttggccaggcaggttgtggagtctccacttTTGGAGGTATTCAGACCCTGGCGGGACACAGTCCTGAATaagctgctctagctgaccctcctttgagcaggggggttggatgaggagatctccagaggtcccttccaacctcaaccattctgtgaatctGTGAAGCCAGCTATCACTTTGGCtagcaaaattttgaaaattgccaagattccacaatctctctggaTTTTCATTATCTTCCTAGTGAAGagttttttccttatgtccagtCCGAACCTTCAAGCTGCAATTTGTGGCCACTGACTGTTGTTATCCTCGCTGGCACTACCAGAAAGAGTTTGGCTTCATCACCTTTGTAACTGCCCTTCAGGTATTTGTAGGCTGCTACTAGACCACCCGTTGGGTCTCCTCTTCACCAGATTAAACAAGCCCAGCTTCCCCAGTCTCCCCACAGAGATCATGTGCTGTAAGCCCTTCACCATCTTCATAACCCTCTGCTGAACCTTCTCCACTTTCTCTCTGAAGTGCCTGCCAGGAAACCCATCCATTGTTTCAGCAGCTGAACCAGGCCCATTTGCCCTTGTTCAAATTACAAGGAAGGGTTTCCACTCTTCCACACCATTTCTTCCTAGGCACCATCATTTCTGAGTCACCCAGGGGCACACTAGAGTCATCTTGCTGACAGTAGCAGTTACACTTAGCTTATTCAACAAGTTCTGGGCAACATACAAGTGTTACTATGATTAAACCTCGGCCTGTTTGTAACTGGAAGACTGCACCACTGCAATTTTTCCAACCATTTGGCAAGTTGTTCTCAGAACTCCTAGTCTAAACAGCAGATACAGATGATATGTCCTGACCACAGACTCCTGTACAAAGTGCAATGAAAATGTTCTGCAGATTTAACCACCATCAGGCAATCTTGTCAATGATGCAATCGTTTTCCCCCCAGAAAATGCAATCTACCATTCCCTCATGGCTTTGTCAACATAACCCCCAAACTGCACACTGAACGAAGAAGCACTAAAGCACAGTCGGGCTAAGACAGAGTCACTAAAGTGTTTTTCATCTCCAGAAAATACCCTGTCACATTTCAACAACCACAGAAATATTACCCTTTTTCACCTAGCTCATGCTGGGTTTACGAATACTAACACTCTTCTAAATGTTTGGAGCTAGCCAAATCTGCACAGCTGTAACTTTCTTTCCATGAGTGAAAACTTCCCCATTCCATGCCAAGCAAAATTACATCATTTTGAATCAGCTCCTGATTCCTGTTATGTTTCCTACTATAAGTCTCACACTTCTTGCATAGCATTTGCATAAGTCTCCGTTAAAATTTGTCAGCATGCAGTGGTATCATCTAGACATAAGTCTGAAGGACGACTGCCATGCAGTTTGCTTTCCAGTAACCACTCTAGTGCAATTGGTACTTTGAATGAGCTGAAAGTAATGCTTAGTTAACCATGAAAACAAAGTTTTCCCTAGCATTTGACTCTACTTCCACTTGTCAGCACCCAGATAAAATGAGCCTGCCATGTTTATTCACAGACAGGCACGCACGATGCAGAGAACAGAGAGGCGGTTGCCTGGCCAGAGCAACATAGCAGTATCTGTGCAGAGTGGCTTACTAGATGTTTGATACCCGTCTCTTTCCTCTGCAGTTCACTTTGGCTGGCTTTTCATCTTGCCTTCTGAGAACACTTATTCAGGAGTTTAGCTCTTCTcgtgcgttttttttttttttaaggcttaaaTTAGGACAGGATAGCCACATGTTGAAATAGCTCAGGATCTAGAGCTACTTTTTGGTCAACACATTTAGTCCCCGTAACACCACACTAATACTCCAGAGATGTCTGACAGGAGCGTTACCACTGAGTTCACCCGGAGCAAGATGATGCTTTTAGGCCTCAGCAGAAGAGCACAAATGCTTGTGCCAGCCTCCCGCTACGTGACAGCCCGTGAGCACAGCTTGTTAGAGCCACTGTGGTCTGCCCTGCGCTCCCACCGCTAGGTGTCACCCTGCTGATGTTAGTCACTGAGAACTAGGAAAACCCAAAATCAGTGGtgcaaaaaagcagcagagagggaAATCAAACGGGATTTTTAACAAGTGGGAGTATACCAAAGTTAGCATgcattgagaaaaagaaaaatggctaaTGGAAAGCATGTGGAAAATAGCCTTCATGCAAAGCACAGATGAAAACTGTAATGAGGGCaactataaagaaaaaataaaagttaaggCTTTAACACAAGAAGGGCAATTACTCTTCTAATATCTCTTCTAAGGCAGTCTCTTTTCTGACAGATGTAGCATTCAGTTAGGACATCaagtgggaaaggaaaaacaaatgtattACCAGGATTAAAAAAGAGGTGGTAACTTGGCATCATTTCTGTGAAGACATCCTGAGGAAGACGCTATTAGCGCTGTGTGAAGAAATGACAACATTTCTGAGTCAGACTGGCCACGTATTGTGCAATGTCCACAACCCACTGACTGCAGAAAGACCCGCTAACACACAGCTTTCACAAGCAAGCGACGCCCGCGCTGctgggccgcggcgcccccgggaccCGGCTGCCCCCCAGAGCCGCCAGCGCGGGAGGCAGCGCTACCTGCAGAGGGGACTGTGCAACCGAGGGCTGCTCCTACTAGACGCGGGATTTACTGTAAGCTTTTGTCAGGAAGGTTTTATGGCTTTTTGTCAGGAGGAAGAGCGGGGGAGGGACCAGGTTGGAAAAAGCGGCTGAGAGCTGAGGCGCTCGTTTCCTGGGTGGGGATTTTCAGCGGGCAGCCGAGCGGGCCGGAGCAGCCGCGAGGTCCCCGGGAGCGCCGCAGCATCCCCTGGAGTCCAGGACCTCCAGCCCCGCGGGCTCGCCGAGggtgagcggcggcgcggggcagggcggcggcggcccgggcggagGGGTGacccggcgcagcgcggcgggagcGGACGCTCCGCGAGGTcggggggccgggcgctgcccgccgcgcacCTGGCTGCCGGCCTCCTCCCGCCCCGCAGCGACACCTGAGGCGGCGCCGCTGCTGGCCGGGCGGGCGGGGCTCCCGCGCGgccgcccaggccccgccccgccccgccccgcccaggTGCCCGCGGCGCTGCCAGCGGGAGCAGCGGGatgggcgcggcgcggggcgggggcgggggagggggaggctccGGCTGGGCTCCCCCCCCCCTCGCCGCTGCTCcgcagagcccggccggcgcccggTGCGTGCCCTGCGTCCGCGCCGCCTGGCagagccgcggcgcggccgggacGCTGGCACCCGCCGGCCGTTACGGAGCCGAGCCAGGGCCCGCCGGGCGCCCGGGAGCCTGCGGTGCCGTCCCCCGcaccgggcgccgccgccgagctcGGGGCGGCGGCTCCCGACTCCGCCTGGAAGAAGAGGtcccgccggccgcgggctgAGGTGGGtgagccgcggggcggcggccgttggcggcgccGCCGGGACAGGCGGCCGCGTGGCCGCGTTTCAGCACCGGACCGGACCGGGGGtccccggcgggcgcggggctccgcggacCGCGGCGGCCTCACCTCTCCCCGGGGTCTGCCCGGCCCCAGACCCGGCCTTGTCCGGGGTGATGGCGGGGCCCCGCGCCAGCTCGCCCGCACTCTGACCGCCGAGAGGCGCCGAACCGCGCTCCCCTGCTCCAGATCCTCCGATTTTTTATTAGGTTTTCCACAGAGCTcagcgggtttttttttttttttttttttttttttttttttaagagctgaataagcagaggagcaggaagagtTATTGGTGTCTGTAGTGCTCACACCTTTCCGCACAGCGCGGCAGGCACTGCCAAAGCAATGCgctttttcttaaaactttcaCATTGTAGTTTTCCAGCGGTGCCAAAAGAGTGAGATGAAGCCGTCATCCCGTGCCTCTTCCATCGCTGCAGATCACTGTGGTATCCTGGCTATGCACTCCTCTTGCTCCGTGAAGCCGGCTCCTAAAGTCCTTGCTCAGGAAAACCTCTCATCGACTTCAGAAGATGTTTTCTCAGAGCAAGGCCTTTGGATCCCTGTTGATTCAGCGTTGTGAGGAGACGGTTTTCGTGTTATAAAAAGCAGTAGTGACTTCCAGCATCTGAAATGGGGCTTTCTGCAGCGGGATGTCCTCTGCTGTGGTTCACAGATGTAGCTAGttgtgctgctgcctccccgAGAAGAAATGGTGTGTACTGAAGAGGGATGCTGCCACAGCTGTTTTCTTTTATAATGGTTGCGACTTGCATAGGACCATAACTGATTGGTTTTTATCTCACACAGgactctttcccccccccccccgatgtaTTCCCAAGAGGGGCATGCTGTAGATAACTCCTTTCTGACAATTCATAGGCACTGAAAGGTGGGATTATAAATGTCTTGCATTCAGGGTTTTCCAAGGCTACTGCTTCATTATTGCGTGTATCcaagaaataattttttgttaccTCTGGATTGAGAAGCCAAGTGAACTGTTATAGTTCAGCACCTATATTTCCTTGTGCATAGTTGCACAGCTGTAACTTATATTTTTCTGGATAAGCATATGCATCCATTAAcatgttctttccctttttttttccccccctttttgttTTCTACAGTGTAAACCATTAGCAGTGTATTTGACGCAGTATTAAACAGTGTTGTCTCCTGAAAGAATCAATGAAGCAGCTTTTAGGATCTGCAGCTGGCACTCTAGCTGATTTTTGGGGgcggttttttgttttttatcatgaGACTTACTACATTCTTATCAATATAAACCTTTAACTGGAGGCTATTACTGAATTCTTCATTTCTAAAGTAAGAGTAATAGCAGCATGCAAATCAGGTGAGTGAATCAGTGTTTCCACACGGAGCTTCCCAATTTAGAATATACTTTTGGACATCCAAGTATAGTTGCATCCACAAAGGAGCATTAGAAGGATATAGTATGGTAGGTGGAAGAAAACAGTTCTGAAGATACTGGAATTGCTCTGTAAGCTCATGTAGACTAACAATTGAAAGTTTAACTGAGATCAGTACAGAAAAAATTTAAAGCAGCAAAGATGTGGGCTGCAAGCTGTTTAACAATCTTTAGAAGTAAGTCACGTTATCCTTAAAGAGTAAAAAGTAAGTCTAAGAGTGCTCCGCTTCCTTATTGTCCACCCAGACCTTTAAAAATCAAAGGGTAGGCCTCAAAAGTAGTGTCATTGCCCTAAATATTCTGAGTTCTGTTAATAAAGATCTGTAGCTCATTTTTGTTATCTTTGTTTCTGAGTAATTGCATTACACTGAGATCTGTTTGTAAGCTGTTCTTTGTCATTATAACACCTAGAAATATAGCTcattaaaatatacagaaatagaGATTCTTAACTagtcctgggactgcaggagctgAGATTTTATGAAGCTATCTGATATCATGAAGCTTGTGATAAAAtcgctagggctagggctaggaaTAGGAAAGAATGGAACTATGCCTTCATCAGCCCATGCTTTCTTGTGTACAGGATATACAAACCATCCATTAGGTAGCATAGCAAAGGGTTAATAGCCTGACCTTCAGACAGAAGCTCTTGTTGACCTTACTCTGCAATACTTTGCTGAAAGGTTATGCCCAAAGGGAGAGCTTGCTAGGAGGacacaaaaatcagaaaagaaacagtTAGGAAAAGAATACTTAGGCTCAGAAGTCTGgttgcctggcagaaagtaaatTCTCTTACTAGAAAGTACATTCTCTTACTAGAAAGTACAAGACTATAGAACTCATCTACTGAAAGAGCCAGacaaagttttttggtttttttttttttttaaaaaagtgtcaaATTCCAATTTGTCTATACAGTTTCCCCGAGGCTTCATGGATATAAAAGGATCCAAATTTAGCTGTAGGATGGCTGTACTGAGGAGCTGCCTAGTCTTAATGAAGGCAGCCACAGCAAGTTTTATTTTGGCATGAGACCCTGAGCTTCCAGTGTTGTGCTGCTACTGCATCTTCTCATGCTGTGTGTGACAAAGTGATGCACGCATTGGAATTCTGTGTTGCCAGGTACCCTTGTAGTTATTTTACAGCCATTGCAAGACTTCAGGATGGTCTCTCTCCTGCTATCTTAAGATCTTCAGAGAGAAACATCTCTCTCATTTTACTCTGttcctttttgtttcctgttctattctgttcctttttttctgtctgctgctttttctaGACCCGTTGTAGCTTAGAACCATTTCTGTTGCATCTTGTGGGTGATAAACAATGACTGGCCAGTGCAACTTGGAAGAGAATGAAGCTGCAACTGGAGTTTTCTGAGTGTCTCAAAGGGCAGATACATTTCTAAAGACATAGACTAACTATACAGTAGACTGACATTAAAACATATTAGGAACCACAAATTTGAATGGGTTTCTTGCATCAGCAGGTCTAGTCCCTTGCCATGATAGACACAAGTTCATGAAAAGCTTTAACGAAATAATCAAAATCCACCTTCATAACATTTTACCTGCTATTTTATTGAAAAGCTGTTTCAAACTTTATTGGTGTAATACTTAACTTTCAGCCTAAATTCATTGATTCATTCCCCTGCTGACATGGGTATTTAatttaaatagtgtttttcaTCAATGATTTTGTTCTGCTGATTCATATTCTCTCTTTGTCTCAGTTTTACTTAGAAAAACAGCTGAGCTCTTCTGCTCTCTTCTCAGAGGACAGACTTTCTGTTCCCCAGGTTATCATAGCTTCTATGGCAAATGGGTggaggaggggaaacaaaatATTCTGAGGGAAAATAGGCCCCAAAGTTCCAGTAGTGCATTTCAAAACCCAATTTACATCGTGTGTTTGTTTTGCAGGGAGTTTCCGCaatggagaagagggaaggtGATAATTGTACCATTGATTCGAACACAGCTCAAAGCATCAAGCCAAGAAGAAATACAGGAAACCTTAGCAACTTGGTAATGCTTCTGTAAAAAGCAGTTCATATGTCATGCAGAATATTGCTGTCTTTCATACAATTTTGTCCAGAAACACTGTGTTTCCCTAACACTGACATATCATCAATACTTCTTAAGTCTTGTCACAATattgacagagagagagaaaaagataaggAATAGTTCATTCTGTTTAATTACAATCCCTGCTAAAAAAAATACACGAAATTTGGGCCAGCTAAAAGCTACATGAAGGATCTAGTTGCATTCTACCAGGTGAGCGAAGCTCCACAGAAATAATTTGGGATTTTTGTACAGGAATATAAGTTTTATCTTTGCAGGAATCTTTTTGGAATTGCCACATCACATTTAGTAAGTTTTCCACACCACACGAAAGTCCAAAAGAACATCCGCTCCAACAGAATTTGCATTTGCAACTGCTGATGCAGAGAAGTAGTTTAAGCCACTACTTCCTATTCTGATGTGACCTATTGCACATACAATGGAATACTGAATTAGGCTTCTTTACAAACTATTACTTCAGGAAACAGGACTCTCTAGGTGAAACTCAGTGGCTGTATCAGTTTCTGTCTCTGTAATGCGTAGACTACACTCTACCTTTCTTCACAGACTACAGCGTAAGATTTTCTTAGGCTACACCTTCACTGTTACAAGGATATGTTTTTATCATCAGATAAACATGTATTAGCTATTCAGCTATAAAATCCTAGTGAAGACAACACCCTTTAATTTTACTGTAAGGCACAGTCGGCAAGCCAGACAGATGTGTGGGAAGCAGACTACCATGGCTCTATTAAGGGTTGTAAAGCATGATAGCAGTGTATATTTGTTATCTCTCTGTTAAAATACAACAGAACAAAACACCTCCGTACCAGTGAAGGCAAACCCAAGACTTGCACTTACCCTTGCATTATTTACATGTAGCACCTTGTGCATCATGTTTGAATTGACCCTCTCTAATCAGCTTCACTATGATATTTGAGTCTTAGTAATAAGGCCAGATAATATGACTGAGATAGGAAGATCTCCTGTATCCTAGCAGAATGCCAACTTACAACTTTCAAACTACGAGCAACTGCCTTCTTTAAACCTAATAGTGCCACTTCTCCTTCCGGAGATCTAGACATGTGCCGCATAAGCCATTTTAAAGCTGCACCATTGCAGCTTTAGTTCAGCTTATACTTTGTTTTGCTGAAATACTAAAGGAATtgcatatttattatttaattttatcaATTCTCAGTTCTCCACCCATGGACAGCTGTCTACTGCATCAACTGTAATGTTCTGCTGTTGGTACGCATCTTTATGTTGTATGTATCCTGGTCATGTACCTCTTCCAGGAGTTGTAACTACAGAACAGTCTTTAAATGTATTATCTCAGTGTAAAACAGTTTATAATATTATACTAAAATTTTTTATAGCTTCGCTCCTGAACTCCATCAGAATTTTGCCAAGATCTTCTGTGAGACTAGAATCAAACCATGCCTGCTTGGCAGCagaaaattcagctttttaaacTGAAGTGACTCAATTTCATATGTTTTATTTGAAGTTAAGTGAGGACACTATTACAtttgaggaagaggaaagaggagaatgggAGTTGAAGCTGGAGCTGATACATGCACAGCTGGTCCAATATGGTGGATCCGAAACATTTCTACTTGCATTCCTATTCCCACAATTAAGTATCATTAAAATACCACTAGCTGAATGACATATTGTATTGTTATGTCTCTGGAGTCTGTTACCATGCATATTATTTGGGTTACATTATTAAGTCTGTGGCTGAACTCTTGAAATCTGTAGCACATATCATAAGCTGTAACAGTATCTTCCCGTAGAATAATCTTCTCTTGTGGTATAGTTAACTTCCTGGAATGAAAATCTATTTTCAGATCACAACAGATAATGAATGGAGAATGAGAAATCTATACTTAAATTTCTTTGCTCAGCTACTGACCATGCTGTTTGAAACTATATTTTCAAGCTACCTTGTCTAATAACATGTATGTTGTTGTTTGGTATACAGTTTCAGTGATGTTCGGTGCAAACGCAATGATGGTGAATACTGTGATTACTAGACTCTCTAATCTTTTAAACACACTTGGTGTTTACTTTCTGTCCTTTCCAGAATGTGGATATGCAAGTCACTAGTACACCAGAAGCAGCTGCACTTTTTAGTCTACATCAAGCACACCATTTTGGTGAGTTTGAATGCTCTTCAGAACAGCACTGCAAGCAGGATCTGTTCCCCAAATGGCACCTTCCAATGAAGATAGCATCTGTGATCTCATTGTTAATGTTTATTTACACTTCTCTGAGAGATGTCATATATCCTTTTataaccagaaaagaaaatgttttctataaAATTCCAGTCCTCGTCATAAACAAAGTTTTACCAGTGGTTTCAATTACCCTTTTAGCACTGGTATATTTACCAGGAATATTAGCTGCTGGTTTCCAGCTGTACTCTGGAACCAAGTACAAAAGGTTTCCCCAGTGGTTGGATAGATGGATGTTATCAAGAAAACAATTTGGACTTCTCAGTTTCTTCTTCGCTACAATGCACGCCTGCTATAGCCTATGCTATCCAATGAGAAGATCATACAGATACAAGCTGCTGAACTGGGCATTCCAGCAGGTATGATGGGCTCACAAATGCCGACGCTTCTGCTTTGAGAGAATCCTTGTTTTGTTAATCCAAACAAATCCTGTTGGGGAAAGCTGTTTGCACTGCCTTCATTTGACTTTGAAGCAGTTGCTAGAGAGCACTGTTTAGGCTCTTGCACCTTAAAGAGATGGGGGAGGACCTCATTGTTAAGGCATGTAATAGGGAATCAAGAGTCATTACAGCTGTGCCAGTTTGTATTAAATAAGTCACTTTCTTCATTTGGGTGTTTTTGCTCACTGTAAAAATGCCTGCAATTATACCTGCCTCACAGGAACATTTAAGTCTTTGGCACACTATTAGTTTAGTCTGGATTAACCCTCTCTGCACCAGTAGAATCTATCTACCTACAAAAATCGCTGCACATACCATTTTTAGACATCTTTGTCAAGTGAATTAGGCAGCAATGAAGGAGGACTGACATAAATCACAATAATTTGCATTTGCCACTGATGTGAACTCTGATGAACCCAGCTGCAGTTTGGCTAATGCACTCTAACTTGTTAAAACATAGAATTTCAATCATACTTCTGAGTCATGGGCAATAATTGGCTTGCAAAGCATTCTTAAGATCTAACATGACTAGAGAGTTCCTAGTACTTGCATGTTACCTTCGGTGCCTTGAGTATTCCAGAATAAGAAAT
This Dromaius novaehollandiae isolate bDroNov1 chromosome 2, bDroNov1.hap1, whole genome shotgun sequence DNA region includes the following protein-coding sequences:
- the STEAP1 gene encoding STEAP1 protein isoform X2; this translates as MEKREGDNCTIDSNTAQSIKPRRNTGNLSNLNVDMQVTSTPEAAALFSLHQAHHFGEFECSSEQHCKQDLFPKWHLPMKIASVISLLMFIYTSLRDVIYPFITRKENVFYKIPVLVINKVLPVVSITLLALVYLPGILAAGFQLYSGTKYKRFPQWLDRWMLSRKQFGLLSFFFATMHACYSLCYPMRRSYRYKLLNWAFQQVKQKKENAWIEHDVWRMEIYVSLGILGLALLALLAIASIPSVNHSLTWREFHYIQSKMGYLALLLCTVHALVFAWNKWVDVNQFIWRRIQKIRCGWEANTQTNQTSITSRL
- the STEAP1 gene encoding STEAP1 protein isoform X1; this translates as MEKREGDNCTIDSNTAQSIKPRRNTGNLSNLNVDMQVTSTPEAAALFSLHQAHHFGEFECSSEQHCKQDLFPKWHLPMKIASVISLLMFIYTSLRDVIYPFITRKENVFYKIPVLVINKVLPVVSITLLALVYLPGILAAGFQLYSGTKYKRFPQWLDRWMLSRKQFGLLSFFFATMHACYSLCYPMRRSYRYKLLNWAFQQVKQKKENAWIEHDVWRMEIYVSLGILGLALLALLAIASIPSVNHSLTWREFHYIQSKMGYLALLLCTVHALVFAWNKWVDVNQFIWYTPPSFMVAVFLPIVVLLCKCILLLPCFRRRIQKIRCGWEANTQTNQTSITSRL